The following proteins are encoded in a genomic region of Gemmatimonadota bacterium:
- a CDS encoding TlpA disulfide reductase family protein, protein MLRTNRRAALRVAGLATVAGAVLALGACSGDANEFRRVAVGDVAPPYAAPTLAGDTVALADLRGQVVLLNVWATWCAPCRREMPGLQALEETYREEGFHVLGVSIDARGAERAIRAFADDLGVSFTLLHDPDERVTRTYRTIGVPESFLIGREGVVVARWIGTFDPTDQATHAAVREALDAPVRAAL, encoded by the coding sequence CGCGTGGCCGGACTGGCGACGGTGGCGGGTGCCGTCTTGGCGCTCGGCGCGTGCTCGGGAGACGCGAACGAGTTCCGACGCGTCGCGGTTGGTGACGTCGCCCCGCCGTACGCCGCGCCCACGTTGGCGGGCGACACGGTGGCGCTCGCGGATCTGCGGGGCCAGGTCGTGCTGCTGAACGTCTGGGCGACGTGGTGCGCCCCCTGTCGCCGCGAGATGCCCGGGCTACAGGCGCTCGAGGAGACTTATCGCGAGGAGGGGTTCCACGTCCTCGGCGTGAGCATCGACGCGCGCGGGGCGGAGCGCGCCATTCGCGCCTTCGCCGACGACCTCGGCGTGTCCTTCACGCTGCTGCACGATCCGGACGAGCGGGTGACGAGGACGTACCGCACCATAGGCGTTCCGGAGAGCTTCCTGATCGGGCGCGAAGGCGTCGTCGTCGCGCGCTGGATCGGGACCTTCGATCCCACGGATCAGGCCACCCACGCCGCAGTCCGGGAGGCCTTGGACGCCCCCGTCCGGGCGGCCTTGTGA
- a CDS encoding cytochrome c biogenesis protein CcdA, translating into METPSVGFAVAFLAGLLSFLSPCVLPLIPSYASFITGMSLDELTDSAGRTAHDRGRLFLHGALFVLGFSAVFIALGASATALGAAFQQSSLWIERLGGVLLVLFGLVLMGILRVPGASRDLRVHLADKPAGYAGTALVGVAFGAGWTPCIGPVLGGILTLAAATASVAEGTALLAVYSAGLAIPFVIATIALDKFLAVFARFRGWLPWVNRVAGVLLVTVGLLLLTGKFTVLSALFASWTPDFLLDRL; encoded by the coding sequence ATGGAGACTCCCAGCGTAGGGTTCGCGGTCGCGTTTCTGGCAGGCCTGCTCAGCTTCCTGTCCCCTTGCGTGCTGCCGCTGATTCCCAGCTACGCCTCGTTCATCACGGGGATGAGTCTGGATGAGCTGACGGACTCGGCGGGACGCACGGCGCACGACCGCGGACGGCTGTTTCTCCACGGCGCGCTGTTCGTGCTGGGGTTCAGCGCCGTGTTCATAGCGCTCGGAGCTTCGGCGACGGCGCTGGGCGCGGCCTTCCAGCAGTCCTCTCTCTGGATCGAGCGTCTGGGCGGCGTGCTGCTGGTGCTCTTCGGGTTGGTCCTGATGGGCATCCTGAGGGTGCCCGGCGCGAGCCGCGACCTGCGCGTGCACCTGGCCGACAAGCCGGCGGGGTACGCCGGTACGGCTCTCGTGGGCGTGGCGTTCGGGGCCGGCTGGACCCCGTGCATCGGACCGGTGCTCGGCGGCATCCTCACGTTGGCCGCGGCCACCGCGTCGGTGGCGGAGGGCACCGCGCTGCTCGCGGTCTACTCCGCGGGCCTGGCGATCCCCTTCGTAATCGCCACCATCGCGCTGGACAAGTTCCTCGCCGTGTTCGCCCGCTTTCGCGGGTGGCTGCCGTGGGTCAACAGGGTGGCCGGAGTGCTGCTCGTGACCGTGGGGCTGCTCCTGCTGACGGGCAAGTTCACCGTGCTGTCCGCGCTGTTCGCCAGTTGGACGCCCGACTTCCTGCTGGATCGCCTGTGA